The genomic DNA TTCCGCAGACAAAAAATGTGAAGTCGCTCTCCCTGGCGGATCTGGGTTGCCGGTGCGCCAGCTCTCCTGCATAAGATACTTAGGCTACCTTTCAATCGAGGGCAGCCTCAACGATGCACAGGAGTAACGCGAGTGTCAGGCAGCAGCCAGAAACTATGGACCAGGGGATTCGTGCTGGCGATCGTCACGAACCTGTTCATTTCCCTCGTTTTTTACCTGCTGATGACCACCATGGCGCTCTACGCGGTGCAGGAGTTCGCCGCGTCGGACAGCGCCGCCGGCTTTGCCTCCGGTTCGTTTGTGATCGGCGCTCTTGCCGCCCGGGTCTTTGCCGGAAAGTTCCTTGATTTCGTTGGCCGCCGGCGCATGCTGATCGCCAGCCTCGCAGTTTTCGTAGCCGCTTCGGTGCTTTACATCCCGGCCTCGAACCTGGGCCTGCTGCTGGCAGTGAGGCTGCTCCACGGCGCCGCCTTCGGTGCCGCCAGCACCAGCCTCTCAGCCTCGGTGATGGGGCTTATCCCCGCCCACCGGCGCGGGGAAGGCACCGGATACTTCGGCATCTCCACCACCCTGGCCACCGCCGTCGGGCCGTTCCTGGCCGTGCTCCTGGTGGACTCGGCCAGCTACCGTGCGCTTTTCCTGTTTGCTGCCGCCTGCGCCGCCGTCGCCCTGATCCTCTCGCTGGTGCTGCGGCTGCCCGAGCGCACACCGGGCCCGGAGGAACTGAAGAACAAGTGGCGCATGCACCTGAGCGACATCCTCGACGTGTCCGTGCTTCCCATTGCCTCGGTAATGTTCATTGCCGGTGCCGCCTACGCGGGCATCCTTTCCTTCCTGAACTCCTACGCCCAGACGGAGGGCATGGTCCTCGGGGCAAGCCTCTTCTTTGTGGTCTATGCCGGGGTGGTGCTGGTATCGCGGCTCTTCGTTGGCCGGATCCAGGACCGCCACGGAGACAACGCCGTGGTCTACCCCACGCTTCTCTCCTTCGCCGCCGGCCTGGCGCTCCTTGCCTACGCCCCCAATGACACTGTCATGGCCGTGGCCGGCGTCTTCGTCGGGTTCGGCTTCGGTGCCCTGATGCCGTGCGCCCAGGCCATCGCAGTGGGCATGGCCGCACCGGCACGGATTGGCCTGGCCACGTCCACGTTCTTCATCTTTATGGACGCCGGGGTGGGTCTGGGCCCGCTCCTGCTGGGAGTACTGCTGCCGCTGAGCGGGTTCCACGGCATGTACTGGGTCCTTGCTGCGGTGCTGCTGGGCAATACGGTGCTGTACTACTTTGTCCACGGCCGCAAGGACCGGCGGCCGGACCATACCGCCTTCGTGGCTCAGGACACGCCCGCCGCCTGACGGGGTACCCTCGTTCCACAAGCGAGGGGAGCAGGCCCATGGCACGCGAGGCGGAAACACTGACGGTTCCCGGTCCGGACGGGGAACGCGAGATACGGATTTCAAGTCCCGGACGGGTGCTCTGGCCCGTCCCGGGGATCACCAAGCTCGATCTGGCGCGCTACATGGCGGACGTGGGTGAAGCCTTTATTCGGGCCAACGGGGACCGGCCGGTCTCCCTTGAGCGTTTCCCCGAAGGAATCGAGGGGGAAGTGTTCTTCTCGAAGAATCCGCCCCGGGGCATGCCGGAGTGGATGCGCGGGGTTACGGTGACCTATCCCAGTGCCCGGTCCCACCCGCAGGTGGTGCTGGATGAGCCGGCGGCCGCGGTCTGGGCGGTGCAGATGAACACAGTGGTATTCCACCCCTGGCCCTCGCGGGCGGAGAATACGGACAATCCTGATCAGCTGCGCATCGATCTGGACCCCCAGCCGGGCACGGACTTCGACGACGCCGTCCCGGCCGCGCTGGAACTGCGCTCCATCCTCGCCGAGGCGGGTCTGGAGGGGTATATCAAGACCTCCGGCAACCGCGGCATCCACCTCTTTGCCCCGATCCGGCCGGAGCATGAGTTCCAGGATGTCCGCCATGCCGTCATCGCCGCAGCGCGGGAGGTAGAGCGGAGGATGCCGGAGAAGGTGACCACCGCATGGTGGAAGGAAGAGCGCGGCCGGCGTGTATTCGTGGATTTCAACCAGGCCAACCGGGACCGGACCATGGCCGGGGCCTACAGCCCGCGCGCCCTCCCGGATGCCCCCGTCTCCTGCCCGATCAGCTGGGAAGAACTCGAACAGGTGCATCCGGGTGACTTCACCATTGCCACCATTCCCGAGCGGCTGCGTACGGTAGGGGATCCGTGGGCCGACATGTATGCACGGCCCGGCTCCATCGACGTGCTGCTGGGCTGGTGGGAGCGGGACCTGGCCAACGGGCTGGGCGAGCTGCCCTTCCCGCCGGACTATCCCAAGATGCCGGGGGAGCCGCCCCGGGTCCAGCCCAGCCGGGCCCGCCGCAAGGACTGACGGACCCGTACCCGGGCCGGGTTTCCTCCCGGGCCAGGTGCCCCCGGCAGACTCCGGCGGCGCCGGAATCCGCTGCGGGCCTGCGCGGGACTGGCTACGCCTTGGCGACCGTAATGGACCACTCCGCCGGACCGGTCTTGGAGAAGTCCGTGACCGGGTAGCCGCTTTCGGCCGCCCAGCGGGGGATGGCGTCCGTGGCCTGGGTGCAATCGAAGTTGATGACCAGCTCATCGCCCGCAGTCATGGTTTTCATGGCCTCCTTGGCTTCAACCAGAGGGAAGGGGCAGACGGATCCGTTGGTTTCCAGGGTTACTTTTGCCACGGTGTGACTCCTTTGTGGTGGGGTTTCGGATGGATGGATGAAACGGCTGCCGGTGGGGCAGCGGAGGTCATACTCCCGCCGGTACGCGCGCAGCTGCGGGTGCCTGCCGGCGGTTCATGATGGTCAGCTTCGCGGCCAGGCCGGTGCCCAGGATCATAAAGACCAGGGCTGTCCAGCCCTGGAAGCTGAACTGCGCCGTCTGCACCATGGCGTTGCCGATGGTGCACCCGCCGGCCAGTGCGGCGCCAATGCCCATCAGCGCGCCTCCGCCCAGGCTTTTTATGACGGTGGCGGCGTCCGGCACCCTGACCCGGAATTCTCCACTGCCCTTAGCGGCAATGAAGGAGCCAAGGAGGATGCCGACAACCAGGAACACACCCCAGTCCACCAGCTCGGCGTCGCCGGTCACCAAATAGCCAACAAGCTTGGAGGAGGGTGTGGTGATGCCCAGACCGTCTTCGCGGCCCGTGGCCCAGCTGAGCGGCCAGGCGGCAATGGCAATAATGCCGATGACCACCGCGGTGGCGAAGGCATTCCACGGCTTCTCGAACAACAGGTGTGCCAGGCCGGTTTTGGAAGGCGGCAGGGCGGCCATGGCGATGCGGGGCTTGTTCAGGTGATGCCGGACCGCCAGCGCGACGGCGGCAACCAGTACGGCGACAAACAGCCACGGAGAAACACCCAGGACGGTGTAAAAGTTGCTTTGTTCCACGGTCACTGAGCGCATGGCCGTGTTGAATCCGGCCAGCGGTCCGGTCTTCATGATGGCGGCGAAGAGGGCATAGGTAATCAGGGCAAGCCAGCTGCCCACCAGGCCTTCACCTGCCCGGTAGTAGGTGCCGGTGGCGCAGCCGCCGGCCAGGACGATGGCGAAACCAAAGATGAAGCCGCCCACGATAGTGGCGAGCCAGGGAAAGGCATCGCCATGGAGCCTGATGACTCCGGCTGCGTCGAGGGCGAAGACGCCCACACTCTGAACAGCCACCACCACCAGGAAAGCGGTCAGCCACCGCGTATTGCGGGTCACCCAGATGTCACGGAAAGCGCCGGTAACGCAGAAGCGCCCCCGCTGCATAACGAAACCGAGGGCCACCCCCACCAGCAGGCCTGAAATTAGCATGTAAAGCACTCCTGAGAAGACGAACTGCGGCCTATCCCGCCGCAGTTGAGCAACGCTAGTGCGGGCGGCCCCGGCCCTCAATGAGTGTGGCGCCATGTGACCGGGCATGAAGCCGGGTTACGGAACGGGTGGACATCCGTCGGCTTTCTTTGCCGTCCGGGCGGGCAGCCAGGAACGGATGCATGGCCGCCACGGGTGGGCGGTGCGATGATCGGAGGGCAGGACCATGTACATCCAAACCGTGGAACGGGATGCGATGCCGACCATCTCGGTGGTGATTCCTTGCCGAAACGATGCCCCCATGCTCGCCGCGTGCCTGCGGGGCCTGGCAGAGCAGACCCGTGCCCCGGATGAAATCCTGGTGGTGGACAACGCCAGCACCGACCGGACCGCGGAGGTCTGCAGGGCCTTCGGGGTCCGCCGGGTCCGGGAGGACAGTGTCGGTGTTGCCGCAGCAACCTTCCGCGGTTTCGACGAGGCCGCCGGTGAATGGCTGACCCGCATCGACGCAGATTCGGTTCCGCCACCGCACTGGCTTGCCCAGCTGGAGACTGCCCTGCTGGCGGCCGGCAAGGACACCGCGGTGACCGGCCCCGGGGATTTCTACGGAGCCGCTCCGGTGATCCTGTGGATTGCACGGAACCTGTACATCGGCGGCTACCGCTGGTCAATGAACCTGCTGATGGGACATCCGCCGCTCTTCGGCTCCAACTTCGGCTTCCACCGCAGTATGTGGGAACAGGTCCGGGGCCGGGTCCACCGCGGCGTTCCCCGGGTCCATGATGACCTGGACCTTAGTTACCAGCTGCGCCCGTGGATGAACGTTGTGTGGGACGAGACGCTTCGCGTCCGGGTGTCTGCCCGTCCGTTCCATACCTGGGCCGGGCTGGGCAGGCGGTTGGCCATGGCTTATGTGACGTTCCGGGTCGATTTTGCCGCTGAGGGGCCGCTGGCCCGGCGCAGGGAACGCCGGTACCTAGCGGGCGGTGCGGTATAGCCGCAGCAGGTCGTGGGTCAGCTGATAGGGGGATTCCTCGCTGGGGCTGTGTCCGCTGGCGTACACGGCAAAGGACGCGCCAATGCTCGCGGCGAACTCCCGGTGCAGCCGGACCGGCCACACATCATGCGCACCGACACCGACGAATTTGGGCACGGTGGTGGCGCCCAGGGCGGCGCGCAGGTCCGGGGCGTGGCGCATCAGCCGGACCATGTCCCGGATCGAATCCCGCCGGGTGACGGTGAAGCGGAGGTTGACCAGTTTCATCCGGCCTGCCGGCGCCCTGATGAAGTTGCGCCTGACCCCCCAGACAATCAGGTCCGCACTGATCCGGTCGCCGATCAGCGGAGCGAGCCACCCGATCCGGCTTACGCCGCGGAAACTCTGTCCGCCCCGGGGCGGACAGCCAAGCAGGGTCATGCTTCGAAACAGGTCCGGCCGCCGCAGTGCCGTGAGCTGGACGACGACGCCGGCAAACGAGTACCCGACCACATGGGCGGGGCCGTGAACGGCCAGCACCGAGATCAGGTCATCAACAAACAGGTCGTAGTCATAATGGGCCCGCGGAGGGTGCAGTTGCTCCGGGCCGGCCCCGGCGGACTCATACTGGCCGGCCAGGTCATAGCTGAAGGCGAAGTAGCCGGCGGCGGCAAGTTCGGGGAGCATAAGGGAGAAATCCTCCTTGGAGCCCATGGCGCCAGGCACAAGGATGACCGGCGTATCGGCAGGACTGCCCATACTGACGGCGGCCAGGGCCCCGCTGGGTGCCGGGAAAAAGGATCGCCCGGTTCCCGGTGGCAGGACCGTCCAGTCAATGTCGCCCAGTGCGGCGTCCCGCGCAGCAGCCGGGTCCGCGGCGGCAGCTGCACCTGGAACCGCGGCCGGTCCCGCAGCCGGTTCCGGGTGCAGTCTGCGGGGAAGCCTCCGCCCGGGAAAGATTCCCCTAAGTGCCATGGCTAAAAGATAGCGGCCGCGGACTGCCGCCGTCTGCGGGGTGGAGGCTGCTGACCTGTTCCGGCGGCAAGAAAACCCGGAAGATGCGTGCCGCGTGCTACCTGCCCGGGCAGGCCGGCCGTCACACGTTAGAATCTTTATGCCTGCCCCTAAATGTCCGAACCATCCCATTCCCAGGAGCTGACGTTGCCCGCAAAGCGTTCCCCCAACAAATACGTTTACCGAGGTATTGTCTTCACGGGCCTCGCCGCACGCGGCCTCTTCCGGGTCCCGGTGATTCCCTCGGGCCTGGAGAATCTTCCCACCGGCGAACAGATCCGCGGACTGGACCGCAAGGTGGTTCCCGGCAAAGGCGCCGTGGTAGCCATTACGCACTTCGGGTATCTCGATTTTGCCTTCGCTGAGCTGCTCATCTGGCGGAAGCTGAAGGTGCATATGCGCTTCCTGGTCACGAAGAAGGCGGCTAAAAAGCCTTTCGTCAAGGCCGTCTGCGACTGGTGTGAGCATGTGGTGGTGGACCGGGCCGACGGTGCTGCTGCGTATGCGGAGTCCGTGGAAAAGCTGCGGGGCGGAGACTATCTTGCGGTTCTCCCCGAAGCCGGGGTCAGCCGCAGCTTCTCGGTCCGCGAATTGAAGACCGGCGCTGTGCGCATGGCCGCCGAGGCAGGTGTGCCGATCATTCCGATTTCTATCTGGGGCGCCCACCGGATGAAGACCCGCGGACACGGGCTGAGCCTGTCCTCGGTGTGGAAGACACCGGTCCGCATGCACGTGGGCGAAATGATCCGCGTTGACGAAAATCCCGACGTCGCGGCGGAAACCCTGCGGCTGCAGGAGGAACTGCAGGCCGGAATCGACCATTGCATTGACACGTATCCGGTCACTCCCGCCCCCGGTGCGTGGTGGATGCCACGCAGCCGGGGCGGCAGCGCCATGGGAGTGGAGGAACAGCGTGTACTGGATGCAGCTGACCGGGAGAAGTACAAGATCACCGGCTAGAGGATGGGGTTGCCTCCGGTGACGGCAATCCGGGCTCCGGAGATGTAGCTGCCGTCCTCAGAGGCCAGCAGGACGTAGGTCGGTGCCAGTTCAGCCGGCTGGCCCGGCCGCCCCAGGGGTGTGTCGGCTCCGAAGGACTCAACCTTGTCTTCGGGCATGGTGGCCGGGATCAGCGGTGTCCAGATGGGTCCGGGCGCCACGCTGTTGACCCTGATGCCGCGTTCGCCAAGCAGCTGTGACAGGCTGGCGGAGAAGTTGGCAATGGCTGCCTTGGTTGCTGAATACGGTGCCAGCGTGGGCACCGGCATGTCGGAGTTCACCGAGGAAGTGCCGATCACCGAGGAGCCCGGGGACATGTGCGGCAGGGCTGCCTTCACCAGATAGAACATCGCATTGATGTTCACCTTGAACGTGTACTCCCACTCCTCGTCCGGAATCTCCTCAATGGATTCGCGGTCCATCTGGAACGCCGCGTTGTGGACAAGGATGTCCACCTTGCCGAACTGGTCAACAGCGGTATCGATGACGCGGCGGCACTGAGCTGCCGTATCCAGGTCTCCGCGCACCAGTACCGCCCTGCGGCCGGCCTCTTCCACAAGCCGGGCGGTATCCCGCGCGTCCGCATCCTCGTTCAGGTAGGAGATCACGACGTCGGCCCCCTCGCGTGCGTACGCGATGGCCACTGCCCGGCCGATACCGCTGTCGCCACCGGTAATCACGGCGGCTTTGCCCTCGAGCTTCCCGCTGCCGCGGTAGGTTTCCTCGCCGCAATCCGGAATCGGCGTCATCGCCTCCTGCGTTCCGGGCACTTCCTGTTGCTGCTTTGGCTGGTTCATGGTGGTCCTTTCCTGGCTTCGCTCCTGGTCCCTGGCCTGCTCCGTGCAGGCGTCCGTCACCGGAAGGCCGGGGCAGGTACCGGGGCGCACCCCGGTACCTGCCCCGGCACCGACCGCGGACTACGTCACGGCTACTGTGCGGCTACGGCGTCCAGCGCCTCGGCTACCGGCGTTGTGCCGTTGTTGAATTCGATGGTCCGGCCTGCCGTTTCGGGGCGGTCGAGGACCTCGGCTGCCACATGGGCAACATCCTCGCGGGATACCTGGCTGCCGGTAACCCCCGAACCGGTTTCGATTCGTCCCGTACCCGGATCCAGCGTCAGGGCGCTGGGGCCGAGAATGGTCCAGTCCAGCCCGCTGGCACGCAGGTGCTCGTCGGCGTCGGCCTTGGCCTCGGCGTACGCGTAGAACCCGTCGTCCTCCGGCACACCGTGATCCTTGCCTGCCCCGAAGTAGGAGACCATAACGTACCGCTTCGCGCCGGCAGCTTCGGCTGCGTCCATCGACCGGATGGCTGCGTCCCGGTCCACGGCAAAGGTGCGCTCGGGGCTGCCGCCGCCGGCTCCGGCAGTCCAGACCACTGCATCATGACCGCGCAGCAGCTCGGCCATCTCCTCCGTGGACAGGGCCTGGACGTCGGCTACCTTGGCAGCGGCCCCGGTGTCCTCGACATCCGCGGTGTGGTCCGGATTGCGGAACACTGACGTAACGGAGTGGTTTGCGGCGGTGAGCCTGCGGGCGAGGTGGAGTGCAACTTTTCCGTGTCCCCCGATGATGGCGATGCGTGACATGCGGCATTCCTTTCGTTGACTTACGTGCCTCCAC from Arthrobacter zhangbolii includes the following:
- the ligD gene encoding non-homologous end-joining DNA ligase; amino-acid sequence: MAREAETLTVPGPDGEREIRISSPGRVLWPVPGITKLDLARYMADVGEAFIRANGDRPVSLERFPEGIEGEVFFSKNPPRGMPEWMRGVTVTYPSARSHPQVVLDEPAAAVWAVQMNTVVFHPWPSRAENTDNPDQLRIDLDPQPGTDFDDAVPAALELRSILAEAGLEGYIKTSGNRGIHLFAPIRPEHEFQDVRHAVIAAAREVERRMPEKVTTAWWKEERGRRVFVDFNQANRDRTMAGAYSPRALPDAPVSCPISWEELEQVHPGDFTIATIPERLRTVGDPWADMYARPGSIDVLLGWWERDLANGLGELPFPPDYPKMPGEPPRVQPSRARRKD
- a CDS encoding YeeE/YedE family protein — its product is MLISGLLVGVALGFVMQRGRFCVTGAFRDIWVTRNTRWLTAFLVVVAVQSVGVFALDAAGVIRLHGDAFPWLATIVGGFIFGFAIVLAGGCATGTYYRAGEGLVGSWLALITYALFAAIMKTGPLAGFNTAMRSVTVEQSNFYTVLGVSPWLFVAVLVAAVALAVRHHLNKPRIAMAALPPSKTGLAHLLFEKPWNAFATAVVIGIIAIAAWPLSWATGREDGLGITTPSSKLVGYLVTGDAELVDWGVFLVVGILLGSFIAAKGSGEFRVRVPDAATVIKSLGGGALMGIGAALAGGCTIGNAMVQTAQFSFQGWTALVFMILGTGLAAKLTIMNRRQAPAAARVPAGV
- a CDS encoding SDR family oxidoreductase, translated to MSRIAIIGGHGKVALHLARRLTAANHSVTSVFRNPDHTADVEDTGAAAKVADVQALSTEEMAELLRGHDAVVWTAGAGGGSPERTFAVDRDAAIRSMDAAEAAGAKRYVMVSYFGAGKDHGVPEDDGFYAYAEAKADADEHLRASGLDWTILGPSALTLDPGTGRIETGSGVTGSQVSREDVAHVAAEVLDRPETAGRTIEFNNGTTPVAEALDAVAAQ
- a CDS encoding SDR family oxidoreductase, which codes for MNQPKQQQEVPGTQEAMTPIPDCGEETYRGSGKLEGKAAVITGGDSGIGRAVAIAYAREGADVVISYLNEDADARDTARLVEEAGRRAVLVRGDLDTAAQCRRVIDTAVDQFGKVDILVHNAAFQMDRESIEEIPDEEWEYTFKVNINAMFYLVKAALPHMSPGSSVIGTSSVNSDMPVPTLAPYSATKAAIANFSASLSQLLGERGIRVNSVAPGPIWTPLIPATMPEDKVESFGADTPLGRPGQPAELAPTYVLLASEDGSYISGARIAVTGGNPIL
- a CDS encoding glycosyltransferase family 2 protein, which gives rise to MYIQTVERDAMPTISVVIPCRNDAPMLAACLRGLAEQTRAPDEILVVDNASTDRTAEVCRAFGVRRVREDSVGVAAATFRGFDEAAGEWLTRIDADSVPPPHWLAQLETALLAAGKDTAVTGPGDFYGAAPVILWIARNLYIGGYRWSMNLLMGHPPLFGSNFGFHRSMWEQVRGRVHRGVPRVHDDLDLSYQLRPWMNVVWDETLRVRVSARPFHTWAGLGRRLAMAYVTFRVDFAAEGPLARRRERRYLAGGAV
- a CDS encoding lysophospholipid acyltransferase family protein, which codes for MSEPSHSQELTLPAKRSPNKYVYRGIVFTGLAARGLFRVPVIPSGLENLPTGEQIRGLDRKVVPGKGAVVAITHFGYLDFAFAELLIWRKLKVHMRFLVTKKAAKKPFVKAVCDWCEHVVVDRADGAAAYAESVEKLRGGDYLAVLPEAGVSRSFSVRELKTGAVRMAAEAGVPIIPISIWGAHRMKTRGHGLSLSSVWKTPVRMHVGEMIRVDENPDVAAETLRLQEELQAGIDHCIDTYPVTPAPGAWWMPRSRGGSAMGVEEQRVLDAADREKYKITG
- a CDS encoding MFS transporter, producing the protein MSGSSQKLWTRGFVLAIVTNLFISLVFYLLMTTMALYAVQEFAASDSAAGFASGSFVIGALAARVFAGKFLDFVGRRRMLIASLAVFVAASVLYIPASNLGLLLAVRLLHGAAFGAASTSLSASVMGLIPAHRRGEGTGYFGISTTLATAVGPFLAVLLVDSASYRALFLFAAACAAVALILSLVLRLPERTPGPEELKNKWRMHLSDILDVSVLPIASVMFIAGAAYAGILSFLNSYAQTEGMVLGASLFFVVYAGVVLVSRLFVGRIQDRHGDNAVVYPTLLSFAAGLALLAYAPNDTVMAVAGVFVGFGFGALMPCAQAIAVGMAAPARIGLATSTFFIFMDAGVGLGPLLLGVLLPLSGFHGMYWVLAAVLLGNTVLYYFVHGRKDRRPDHTAFVAQDTPAA
- a CDS encoding alpha/beta fold hydrolase; protein product: MALRGIFPGRRLPRRLHPEPAAGPAAVPGAAAAADPAAARDAALGDIDWTVLPPGTGRSFFPAPSGALAAVSMGSPADTPVILVPGAMGSKEDFSLMLPELAAAGYFAFSYDLAGQYESAGAGPEQLHPPRAHYDYDLFVDDLISVLAVHGPAHVVGYSFAGVVVQLTALRRPDLFRSMTLLGCPPRGGQSFRGVSRIGWLAPLIGDRISADLIVWGVRRNFIRAPAGRMKLVNLRFTVTRRDSIRDMVRLMRHAPDLRAALGATTVPKFVGVGAHDVWPVRLHREFAASIGASFAVYASGHSPSEESPYQLTHDLLRLYRTAR
- a CDS encoding sulfurtransferase TusA family protein, encoding MAKVTLETNGSVCPFPLVEAKEAMKTMTAGDELVINFDCTQATDAIPRWAAESGYPVTDFSKTGPAEWSITVAKA